One stretch of Thalassophryne amazonica chromosome 19, fThaAma1.1, whole genome shotgun sequence DNA includes these proteins:
- the LOC117531870 gene encoding riboflavin kinase-like: MVPLGTIDGAPKNIIKGLCGPNWFSKEPLKGKLHKMVMSIGWNPYYKNTKKSMETHVIHNYKEDFYGEVLSVVMVGYIREEKSFSSLEALRAAINSDIEEAKVKLELPEHLKLREDNFFTSVHSSSSTQSATNTSTPHSIMNGH, encoded by the exons ATGGTTCCTTTGGGCACCATCGATGGTGCTCCAAAGAACATCATTAAGGGTCTTTGTGGACCTAACTGGTTCAGTAAAGAACCGCTCAAAG GAAAACTCCACAAAATGGTCATGAGTATTGGTTGGAACCCTTACTACAAAAATACCAAGAAGTCCATGGAGACCCATGTCATTCACAACTATAAGGAAGACTTTTATGGGGAGGTTCTTAGTGTTGTCATGGTGGGTTACATCCGTGAAGAAAAGAGCTTCAGCTCCCTTGAAGCCCTCAGAGCAGCCATCAACAGTGACATTGAGGAGGCCAAAGTGAAGTTGGAGCTTCCAGAGCATCTCAAACTCAGAGAAGATAACTTCTTCACCAGTGTCCACAGTTCATCCTCAACCCAATCCgccacaaacacatccacacctcaCAGCATCATGAATGGTCACTAA